A single Anaerolineae bacterium DNA region contains:
- a CDS encoding response regulator — protein MKPLRIFIVDDNQDFAESLADILAEEGYQVDLAFDGETAIEKFRRQNYDLTFMDVRLPGMNGLESFFEIRRINPQAKVVMMTGYSVEQLLSQAIKNGAMGVLHKPLEISKLLALLEKVKPNGIILLADDDQDFIDSLEEFLAASGYLVVVAHTGQEAVDRILANNIDLLILDLKLPVLSGLEVYLTLKKHNRVLPTIIITGYAVEEAANIDKLKTMSVSGCFIKPFDPKDLLQAIRSITDEKN, from the coding sequence ATGAAACCATTAAGAATTTTTATTGTTGACGACAACCAGGATTTTGCCGAAAGCCTGGCCGATATTCTGGCAGAAGAAGGGTATCAAGTTGACCTGGCTTTTGACGGCGAAACCGCCATCGAAAAATTTCGTCGGCAAAACTACGACCTTACCTTTATGGATGTCAGGCTCCCCGGCATGAATGGCCTGGAGAGCTTTTTTGAAATTCGCCGGATCAATCCCCAAGCCAAAGTGGTGATGATGACCGGCTACAGTGTGGAACAACTCTTAAGCCAGGCTATTAAAAACGGCGCGATGGGCGTGTTGCATAAACCACTTGAGATCTCCAAATTGTTGGCTTTACTGGAAAAAGTAAAGCCAAACGGCATCATTCTTCTGGCCGACGACGATCAAGATTTTATTGACAGCCTGGAAGAATTTTTAGCAGCATCCGGCTATCTGGTGGTGGTGGCTCACACCGGCCAGGAAGCGGTAGATAGAATATTGGCCAATAATATTGACCTTTTGATTCTTGACCTAAAGCTGCCCGTTCTGAGCGGTTTGGAAGTCTACCTGACCCTAAAGAAACATAATCGCGTTTTACCCACCATCATTATTACCGGTTATGCCGTTGAAGAAGCCGCCAATATTGATAAACTAAAAACAATGTCGGTTTCCGGTTGTTTTATCAAACCCTTTGATCCCAAAGATTTATTACAAGCTATCAGAAGTATTACAGATGAAAAAAACTAA